One Roseofilum casamattae BLCC-M143 genomic region harbors:
- a CDS encoding ABC1 kinase family protein — MTSVSAVSNSDLSQNPSSLLESGYTSKSYRWNRPKYSKNRRSLDIWTFFWLFSWSVWFNGKAWSYRGGKTEEKVKIRQRKQAIWIRETFLDLGPTFIKLGQLFSTRADLFPTEYVEELSKLQDRVPAFSYEKAKQIVEEDLGKEISHLFHSFDPIPLAAASLGQVHRARLHGGEDVVVKVQRPGLRQLFTIDLDILKGIARYFQNHPRYGKGRDWLGIYDECCRILWEEIDYLHEGRNADTFRRNFREEHWVKVPRVYWRYASPRVLTLEYSPGIKISNYDALEAAGLDRKKLAHLGAKAYLMQILDSGFFHADPHPGNLAVSTDGALIFYDFGMMGQIQTITREKLLDTFFGIAQKDGNRVMNSLIELGALTPTGDTGPVRRSIQYMLDNFMDKPFESQSVSDISDDLYDIAYDQPFRFPATFTFVMRAFSTLEGVGKGLDPEFNFMEVAKPFATELMNSENGSASGDLFGELSRQATQMSNTALGLPRRLEDALDKLEQGDIRLRVRSSETDRILRRMSNLSLVNTYGILTSGFTVSAAILIAAEEIGLAVLASVLAIATAIVLVRLLQRISRLDRMS, encoded by the coding sequence ATGACCTCCGTATCCGCTGTTTCCAACTCTGACCTCTCGCAAAACCCATCCTCCCTCTTAGAGAGCGGCTACACCAGCAAATCCTATCGCTGGAACCGTCCCAAGTACTCAAAAAACCGACGCTCTTTGGACATTTGGACCTTCTTCTGGTTGTTTTCCTGGTCGGTGTGGTTCAATGGCAAAGCGTGGAGTTACCGGGGCGGGAAAACTGAAGAAAAGGTAAAGATTCGCCAGCGCAAGCAAGCCATTTGGATTCGCGAAACCTTTCTCGATCTGGGCCCCACCTTCATCAAACTGGGGCAACTGTTTTCCACTCGGGCTGACTTATTCCCAACCGAATATGTGGAAGAATTATCCAAACTGCAAGATAGAGTTCCTGCATTTAGCTACGAGAAAGCAAAACAGATCGTTGAAGAAGACTTAGGAAAAGAGATTAGCCATCTCTTCCATAGCTTCGACCCCATTCCTCTAGCCGCAGCGAGCTTAGGACAAGTTCACCGCGCTCGCCTGCACGGTGGTGAAGATGTGGTCGTGAAAGTGCAGCGTCCCGGTCTGCGCCAGCTATTTACCATCGATTTAGATATCCTCAAAGGCATTGCTCGTTATTTCCAAAACCATCCGAGATATGGTAAAGGACGAGACTGGCTGGGAATCTATGATGAATGCTGTCGGATTTTGTGGGAAGAAATTGATTATCTCCATGAAGGACGCAATGCCGATACCTTTCGCCGCAACTTCCGCGAGGAACATTGGGTGAAAGTTCCGAGAGTCTACTGGCGCTATGCTTCCCCTCGCGTTCTCACCTTAGAGTATTCTCCCGGAATTAAAATTAGTAACTATGACGCCCTCGAAGCGGCCGGACTCGATCGCAAAAAACTGGCTCATTTGGGTGCCAAAGCCTATCTGATGCAAATTCTGGACAGTGGTTTTTTCCATGCCGACCCCCATCCCGGCAACCTTGCGGTTAGCACGGATGGCGCTCTGATTTTCTATGATTTTGGCATGATGGGGCAAATTCAGACCATCACTCGCGAGAAACTGTTGGATACCTTTTTTGGTATTGCGCAAAAGGATGGCAACCGGGTAATGAATTCTCTGATTGAGTTAGGGGCCCTGACGCCAACGGGAGATACGGGACCGGTGCGGCGATCGATCCAATATATGTTGGATAACTTTATGGACAAACCGTTTGAGTCCCAGTCCGTTAGCGATATTAGTGACGATCTTTATGATATTGCTTACGATCAACCATTTCGTTTTCCGGCAACATTTACGTTTGTGATGCGAGCCTTTTCCACTCTTGAGGGAGTTGGTAAAGGTCTAGACCCGGAATTTAATTTTATGGAAGTAGCAAAACCTTTCGCAACAGAGCTTATGAATAGTGAAAATGGATCGGCGAGTGGCGATTTGTTCGGCGAGTTGAGTCGCCAAGCTACTCAGATGAGCAATACAGCCTTGGGACTCCCTCGCCGTCTGGAAGATGCCTTGGATAAACTCGAACAAGGGGATATTCGTTTGCGCGTTCGTTCCAGCGAAACCGATCGCATTCTCCGGCGGATGAGCAATCTGAGCTTAGTGAATACTTATGGCATTCTTACCAGTGGATTTACGGTATCAGCAGCTATCTTAATCGCGGCTGAAGAAATTGGACTGGCAGTACTGGCCTCAGTATTGGCGATCGCCACGGCCATTGTTCTAGTGCGCCTCTTGCAACGCATTAGTCGATTGGATCGGATGTCGTAG